Proteins encoded by one window of Anopheles maculipalpis chromosome 2RL, idAnoMacuDA_375_x, whole genome shotgun sequence:
- the LOC126558399 gene encoding testis-specific serine/threonine-protein kinase 3-like — protein sequence MPVQGEQPIPPSIEALGYRWIKRISEGAFSKVHLAEYYNRRNNRLETLACKLIDTKKCSEKFRKRFLPRELTILLHVRHPYIIRIQAIVKCRSKICIFMRYAEMGDLLSFVIEHGPLGEPQTRIWCRQLALAVQYLHESGIAHRDLKCENILLSANLNVKLSDFGFARYVAEKNRQPQLSTTFCGSFDYSAPELLKGKPYNPKASDLWALGVVLYMLLNKSVPFKGKTRQVYEQQMTRAWKFRSRVSDKLSPEVKTLVRSLLEPNPLIRWTIEEVLVSDWLIQDRRLRSLNAEEFSALAEARIFARSSIDMERVKEKLRQMENAEQSVTVIKETGSNLGFVKHSVSLVSMATSLLEKESIFKQRDSK from the exons ATGCCCGTTCAGGGTGAGCAACCAATACCTCCATCGATAGAAGCGTTAGGATATCGGTGGATAAAGCGCATAAGTGAAGGTGCATTTTCAAAG GTGCATCTTGCCGAATATTACAACCGAAGAAACAATCGTCTCGAAACGCTAGCCTGTAAGCTGATCGACACGAAAAAGTGCAGCGAAAAGTTTCGCAAAAGATTCCTCCCAAGGGAATTAACGATCCTGCTCCATGTGCGCCACCCGTACATCATCCGCATACAGGCCATTGTAAAGTGTCGCAGTAAAATCTGTATCTTTATGCGTTACGCTGAAATGGGCGATCTGCTGTCGTTCGTTATCGAGCACGGTCCGCTGGGAGAACCACAGACGCGAATCTGGTGTCGCCAGCTTGCGTTGGCCGTCCAATATCTGCACGAATCGGGCATCGCCCATCGCGACCTGAAGTGCGAAAACATTCTACTGTCCGCGAACTTAAACGTAAAGCTGAGCGATTTCGGTTTTGCCCGATATGTCGCCGAGAAAAATCGTCAACCGCAGCTGAGCACGACGTTCTGCGGGTCATTTGATTATTCGGCACCAGAATTGTTGAAAGGAAAACCATACAATCCAAAAGCGTCGGACCTGTGGGCACTTGGAGTGGTGCTATACATGCTGCTCAACAAATCCGTCCCGTTTAAGGGTAAAACGCGTCAGGTGTACGAGCAACAGATGACACGAGCATGGAAGTTTCGTTCGCGTGTGAGCGATAAATTATCTCCGGAGGTTAAAACTCTTGTGAGGAGTTTACTCGAACCGAATCCGTTGATTCGATGGACGATTGAGGAGGTGCTGGTTTCTGATTGGTTGATACAGGATCGTCGTCTGAGATCATTGAATGCTGAGGAGTTTTCGGCCCTGGCAGAGGCAAGAATTTTTGCCCGATCGTCCATAGATATGGAGCGTGTTAAGGAAAAGTTGCGCCAAATGGAAAATGCCGAACAGTCGGTCACGGTGATCAAAGAAACTGGATCAAATTTGGGTTTCGTGAAGCATTCCGTTTCGTTGGTGTCTATGGCCACCTCGCTTTTAGAGAAGGAATCGATCTTTAAGCAAAGAGATAGTAAATGA
- the LOC126567324 gene encoding putative protein TPRXL, which translates to MSSVNYSTYSSSSSLVSNNSSKKQHSSTVTLIGRKLADVTSPSNGTGGSQQQQQQQRANDRAPIENDASNIPVQRSSSFNSACTVPLSVSKTMQVKNSASFSNCSILAKVAKKSSVLTSLTTNPLLKFTSNSATNLLKQQTVHVSSSSANSISYQSNITETLANAGSNNHVHQAHARCKSSSTGGSLSSSTGQLPSPSMTSLSSTTSTVANGPTSSISSPISLNQSTSTTALSLAQFKSNSIVDYYV; encoded by the coding sequence ATGAGCTCGGTCAACTACTCTACTTACTCTTCCTCGTCGTCGCTGGTATCGAACAACTCTtcgaaaaaacaacactcatCGACCGTGACGCTGATCGGAAGAAAATTGGCAGACGTTACATCGCCATCAAACGGAACTGGtggcagccagcagcagcagcagcagcagcgagcaAACGATCGAGCCCCAATTGAAAACGATGCATCCAACATTCCAGTGCAGCGTTCGTCTTCGTTCAATTCGGCTTGTACGGTACCGTTGAGCGTTAGCAAAACGATGCAGGTAAAGAATTCCGCTTCATTCAGCAACTGTTCGATTCTGGCAAAAGTGGCTAAAAAGAGCTCGGTCTTGACGAGTTTGACCACAAATCCGCTGCTTAAGTTTACTTCCAATTCGGCTACAAACTTGTTGAAGCAGCAAACCGTACACGTGTCCTCGAGTTCGGCCAACTCCATTTCCTACCAAAGCAATATAACGGAAACACTTGCAAATGCGGGCAGTAATAATCACGTGCATCAGGCTCACGCGCGATGCAAATCGTCCTCTACCGGTGGCAGCCTTTCATCCTCCACCGGTCAGCTACCATCACCTTCAATGACTTCCCTTTCGTCCACCACATCAACCGTGGCGAATGGGCCCACCAGTAGCATTAGCAGTCCCATTTCGCTTAATCAATCGACCAGTACGACAGCTCTTTCGCTGGCTCAATTCAAAAGTAATAGTATCGTTGATTATTACGTTTAA
- the LOC126559663 gene encoding uncharacterized protein LOC126559663 gives MENKKDMCNENNSSATGHPADLLPVSQPFSSSRSRCHPVICDVTRLETIRERNSVYSEDGEFIDLPLPPVPNGSNAAKGEVSAAQYGKHDSRGKGSDIPSEANAYLQSRLHDFEEAEDVATSAGDGIKKSIRSLAIDCDSDVSCAAGDLTKASKTLLLLMEEEIKSIDSSTASNTLNKSSWSVASVGSTGGEYSNGDYKPGCSSESNDSSDQPEEDDYGEHSSGYRDKSPFLRSISLSPVERRFRKLSTTRERRRRSGSTAGSGQPSRTGEGWRRQRSMPGAAHDAEDSTCCDDDFTWVYSHDRAEAPKASVESDRRSVSQTKPATRSVPRDQRSLEMSLQKKQQCQSTESTSTTLGIGEVVPSGKPPRPSRETGSLDRRRNLSATRHERDGKSRSTHSLKEKSSSSELHKHDSMSSNLSLNSKDHLYDSGSFNNYNSSGSGSQHQYHSCPPPHAHNPRMSPGIWEPPPPPPLSPWDPHYYWNQPHHHHHHQSREELRLIDYHRRQQELYHQHGGNSVLGSTQDLSCSSSCCSRNYYHYPPVPPCCPMDHRSQWTNDLQRQDTDERLRRLQKDKESLALQVKTLTEQMQSQSAKLSELENMIKEKNQLLSNAEDLLQRVSVFAKTVGIQIDKQKEMLSRSSLETQKLELMSAMSELKLQQAALERENLELRTNFVTSTVGSAALINGGLTNGNGGGSAMITNVLNNNSITSSLLRRPQIITNTRMVGMSPSTPGASLISSPIHHGSHGSLPQTAISPITPKTPPASYRQRIDVHYSSLPRQAFATTLSTVSTSSGSSTTTDSNANPKRNVAFGNMQSSKKPTLPKSGITASTSMNALLLAAALQRSESNLKTMKSSSASAQELAFDSGARTDQGDVVARTKSEVHRLDNELRQQERANTEPPSPALLDDEARASSCIADEAAPNETMTNCDTALTSDTLQRLKLPRFDSKPTAAKPRRDEIDKLRGFSVPNLAETENRDIGSVDQTEGVLPTRSFTPQPSPSPSMSNKLKNIFGKIKRSNSGTLDDMTSSDGEFKRGGVRATAGARLGWSGPSQYRKPDKPFNEWDLDAVCLWFDHLGLSMYEEDLRRWLKLSSVPGSELMKASPVDFEKELPLRNPLHRKKIVLAIADISGTANDDELFKCAGKLDASWVQRWLDDVGMPQYKETFIAARMDGRMLHKLTMDDLVHLQMSSCLHVASIRRGIQLMRSEKWHPDCLIRRPMQLDLNAKDDVRLWTAQRVHEWLRAVDLAEYAPNLRGSGVHGALMIFEVKFTAELFADLLNIPTSKTLLRRHLATHFKDLLGRDIIQVKREAENTLGFQPLTISAKIKTPKKSQFSLKRKKSNKGSQLGGDEWSDYVCPMGGSGQEHLVPASSSLAYAATSTNPSGNTPSAASAFTSNASSANTNIVTSIGMTKDPSTAPIACLDSTPNITTSTTTSGVGSEHASLQRQPSSSSSQQMTSASIINNGIVGSGGGGGNDSPISARSSTTSTS, from the exons ATGGAGAATAAAAAAGATATGTGCAACGAGAATAACTCATCAGCAACAGGACATCCTGCAGATTTACTGCCAGTCTCGCAGCCCTTCTCCTCATCACGATCACGGTGTCATCCCGTAATATGTGACGTGACGCGCCTTGAAACCATCCGTGAGCGCAATAGCGTCTACAGTGAGGATGGCGAGTTCATTGACTTGCCTCTGCCACCCGTTCCAAACGGCTCAAATGCAGCGAAGGGCGAAGTTTCGGCTGCACAGTACGGCAAACATGACAGTCGTGGGAAGGGTTCCGACATCCCATCGGAAGCAAATGCATATTTGCAATCACGGCTGCATGATtttgaagaagcagaagacGTTGCGACAAGCGCCGGAGATGGAATTAAGAAATCAATACGATCGCTTGCGATTGATTGCGATTCTGATGTCAgttgtgctgctggtgatCTGACTAAAGCAAGTAAAACACTGTTACTTTTAATGGAAGAAGAGATAAAGTCAATCGATAGCAGCACGGCATCAAATACGCTGAACAAAAGCTCGTGGAGTGTAGCATCGGTTGGTTCGACCGGTGGCGAATACTCAAACGGAGATTACAAACCTGGCTGTAGCTCCGAAAGCAATGACAGTAGCGACCAACCGGAGGAGGATGATTATGGCGAACATTCGTCTGGATACCGGGATAAGTCTCCATTTCTTCGCTCAATATCCCTATCACCAGTGGAGCGTCGCTTTCGTAAACTGTCCACTACTCGCGAGCGCCGACGTCGATCTGGCTCTACTGCTGGTTCTGGTCAACCATCCCGAACCGGCGAAGGGTGGAGACGCCAACGATCAATGCCGGGTGCTGCTCATGACGCAG AAGATTCTACTTGCTGTGATGATGACTTTACTTGGGTGTATTCCCATGATCGAGCCGAAGCACCAAAGGCGTCTGTTGAATCTGATCGACGATCGGTTTCGCAAACGAAACCCGCGACCCGATCGGTTCCACGTGATCAACGCAGCCTAGAAATGTCACTTCAGAAAAAGCAGCAATGTCAATCGACCGaatctacttctactactCTTGGCATAGGTGAGGTTGTTCCTAGTGGAAAACCACCCAGACCTTCACGAGAAACGGGCAGTTTAGATCGGCGACGAAACTTAAGCGCAACTCGTCACGAGCGAGATGGTAAAAGTCGTAGCACACATTCGCTCaaagaaaaatcatcatcgtctGAGCTCCACAAACATGACTCTATGTCAAGCAATCTTAGTTTAAATTCCAAAG ATCACCTTTACGATTCAGGTAGCTTTAATAACTACAACAGTAGTGGTAGTGGAAGCCAACATCAGTACCATTCTTGTCCACCACCCCATGCGCACAACCCTCGTATGAGTCCTGGCATTTGggagccaccaccaccacctcctctaTCACCGTGGGATCCTCATTACTACTGGAACCAAccgcaccatcaccaccatcatcaaagCAGAGAAGAGCTAAGGTTGATCGACTACCATCGACGACAGCAGGAACTGTACCACCAGCATGGAGGAAACAGTGTCTTAGGCAGTACGCAAGATTTATCCTGCTCTAGCAGCTGCTGTAGTCGGAACTATTACCATTATCCACCAGTACCACCATGCTGTCCAATGGACCATCGATCACAATGGACCAACGATTTGCAG CGTCAAGATACCGATGAAAGGCTGCGACGATTACAAAAGGATAAAGAGTCACTTGCACTGCAGGTCAAAACCCTTACCGAGCAAATGCAATCGCAATCCGCCAAGCTCAGTGAACTAGAAAACATGATAAAAGAGAAGAATCAGCTACTGTCGAACGCGGAAGATCTTCTCCAGCGAGTAAGCGTATTTGCAAAAACAGTTGGCATCCAGAttgacaaacaaaaa GAAATGCTTTCACGATCTTCACTTGAAACACAGAAACTCGAGCTTATGTCAGCGATGAGCGAACTCAAACTCCAGCAAGCTGCCCTGGAGAGGGAAAATCTCGAACTGCGTACCAATTTTGTAACAAGTACCGTAGGATCAGCCGCATTGATAAATGGTGGACTTACCAATGGAAATGGAGGTGGCAGCGCAATGATAACAAATGTGCTTAATAACAATAGCATTACGTCTAGTTTGCTCCGAAGACCCCAGATTATTACGAATACCAGAATGGTAGGCATGTCACCCTCAACGCCTGGAGCATCACTGATCTCATCTCCAATACATCATGGCAGTCACGGTAGTTTACCGCAAACAGCAATAAGCCCTATCACTCCGAAG ACCCCACCGGCATCTTATCGACAGCGCATCGATGTTCATTACAGTAGTCTTCCACGGCAAGCTTTTGCTACCACCTTATCGACAGTGAGCACATCCAGCGGTTCTTCGACGACCACCGACAGTAATGCCAACCCCAAACGAAACGTAGCTTTTG GTAATATGCAGTCTAGCAAAAAACCCACTCTACCAAAGAGTGGAATTACAGCGTCAACCTCGATGAATGCTCTCTTGCTAGCTGCGGCCTTGCAACGGTCTGAATCCAATCTAAAAACTAtgaaatcatcatcagcatctgcACAAGAGCTTGCATTCGACTCTGGCGCACGCACTGACCAGGGTGATGTTGTAGCACGAACGAAGAGTGAAGTGCATCGTTTAGATAATGAGCTTCGGCAGCAGGAACGCGCAAATACTGAGCCTCCATCGCCAGCATTATTAGATGACGAAGCGAGAGCATCATCATGCATTGCCGATGAAGCTGCACCGAACGAAACCATGACAAACTGCGACACGGCATTGACATCCGATACGCTGCAACGATTAAAATTGCCACGTTTTGATTCAAAGCCCACCGCCGCTAAACCCCGACGCGACGAAATCGATAAACTGCGAGGATTTTCTGTACCAAACCtag CTGAAACAGAAAATCGAGACATCGGAAGTGTTGACCAAACGGAAGGTGTTCTACCAACCCGTAGCTTCACACCCCAACCATCGCCCTCACCTTCGATGagcaacaaattgaaaaacatattTGGTAAGATCAAACGAAGCAACAGCGGAACGTTGGACGATATGACCTCGTCGGATGGGGAATTCAAACGTGGTGGAGTCCGGGCAACTGCTGGTGCCCGTCTAGGATGGAGCGGACCGTCTCAGTATCGCAAGCCTGACAAACCCTTTAATGAGTGGGATTTGGATGCAGTTTGCCTATGGTTTGACCATCTTGGCTTAAGCATGTACGAAGAAGATCTGCGAAGGTGGCTTAAGCTGAGCTCGGTACCCGGAAGTGAATTGATGAAAGCATCTCCAGtagattttgaaaaagaacTCCCACTGCGGAATCCATTGCATCGGAAAAAGATAGTGCTGGCTATTGCAGACATTTCGGGAACTGCGAACGACGATGAGCTGTTCAAATGTGCTGGCAAGCTGGATGCATCATGG GTTCAGCGCTGGTTAGACGATGTTGGTATGCCGCAGTACAAGGAAACATTTATAGCAGCACGCATGGATGGTCGCATGCTCCATAAGCTTACGATGGACGATTTGGTTCATTTGCAAATGTCGTCCTGCCTGCATGTGGCTAGCATTCGGCGCGGCATACAGCTTATGCGTAGTGAAAAATGGCATCCTGACTGTCTCATTCGTCGTCCGATGCAGTTAGACCTAAATGCCAAAGACGATGTACGGTTGTGGACAGCGCAAAGAGTGCACGAGTGGTTGAGGGCAGTCGATCTGGCTGAATACGCACCGAACTTGCGTGGCTCGGGCGTGCATGGTGCGCTTATGATATTTGAAGTAAAGTTTACGGCCGAACTTTTCGCTGACTTGCTAAACATACCCACCAGCAAGACGTTGTTACGGCGTCATTTGGCCACACACTTTAAGGATTTGCTGGGACGCGATATCATACAGGTGAAACGCGAAGCAGAAAATACCCTCGGTTTCCAACCGTTGACCATTTCCGCTAAGATAAAG acTCCAAAAAAGTCTCAATTCTCGTTGAAACgtaagaaaagcaacaaaggTAGCCAGCTGGGTGGAGATGAATGGAGCGATTATGTGTGCCCGATGGGTGGCTCAGGTCAGGAACATTTAGTGCCagcatcttcttctttggcttaTGCTGCAACTAGCACCAATCCAAGCGGCAACACTCCAAGTGCCGCTTCTGCCTTTACTTCAAACGCTTCTTCTGCTAACACTAATATTGTCACTAGCATTGGC ATGACGAAGGATCCCTCAACGGCACCAATTGCCTGTCTAGACAGCACACccaacatcaccaccagcacaaCTACTTCCGGAGTCGGGTCGGAGCATGCTTCACTTCAACGTCAGCCGTCGAGTAGCAGCTCGCAGCAAATGACATCGGCGTCGATAATTAACAATGGCATTGTGGGAAGTGGTGGCGGCGGAGGTAACGATTCGCCGATATCGGCACGCAGTTCCACTACTTCAACCTCCTAG